A section of the Dehalobacter sp. DCM genome encodes:
- a CDS encoding DUF1819 family protein, which translates to MDVNMPYSGRLTSEQFLFYEIRIVSKQYVEGKSIEKINEHIKSDNLFQYPTEREVSRLALACYKRIVALGNEKLVYELANAPAEVAKQINLYAMMRYNRLVREFMVDLIGEKFRQHDFSYTKKDINVFFSRLREQNDNIAAWSEQTTMKLKQVLTKCLIETEMLDSVRDTTLNPIFISSELETGIRENNDLTALAAFNCFR; encoded by the coding sequence ATGGATGTAAATATGCCATATAGCGGCAGACTGACTTCCGAGCAGTTTCTCTTCTATGAAATTAGGATTGTTTCTAAACAATACGTTGAGGGAAAGTCGATAGAAAAAATAAATGAACATATAAAAAGCGATAACCTATTTCAGTATCCGACCGAAAGGGAGGTATCAAGGCTCGCTCTCGCCTGTTATAAGCGAATTGTCGCCCTTGGTAACGAGAAACTGGTTTATGAATTGGCGAACGCGCCCGCCGAAGTGGCTAAGCAAATCAATCTCTACGCGATGATGCGATACAATCGCCTTGTCCGTGAGTTTATGGTTGATCTCATTGGTGAGAAGTTTAGACAGCATGATTTCTCCTATACCAAGAAAGACATAAATGTATTTTTCTCACGACTGCGTGAACAAAACGATAACATCGCAGCGTGGAGCGAACAGACTACTATGAAATTAAAGCAGGTACTGACCAAGTGCCTGATTGAAACGGAGATGCTTGACAGCGTCAGGGATACCACGCTGAACCCCATCTTCATAAGTAGTGAACTGGAAACTGGCATCCGTGAAAATAACGACTTGACCGCGCTCGCCGCGTTCAACTGTTTTAGGTAG
- a CDS encoding TrlF family AAA-like ATPase, with product MNDFQRGSEWRRWDLHIHTPFTRKNDCFTGCADPSKPEEEKISEKWVNFFTSILDYIGNMDDPLKAIYAIGITDYFSIENYKMVIANKDITSKIPLILPNIELRILPAATETPINLHVIFDPALSTDIIENRFFSNLKFKYNNTPYSATKSSLVQLGKAIDSTITDDFCAEKKALEQYVVNLSDMQELFNNDKELREKALIIISNKSTDGASGVGNPSTNTDTSDLTTLREELYKFADAIFSANPSDAKYFIGKKEGVSSDDVKRKCGKLMACIHGSDAHQNDKLFEPDNQRYCWIKADPTFNGLKQIVYEPEERVCISDSKPQTKSPYQVIESITITDNDFQTEPIVFNDKLNCIIGGKSTGKSILLHNLARAIAPKQVQEKCEVSTGKGKSDKSTKPLTLEIDTSKLNVEWADGESTNGQTIVYIPQTYLNRLADSVQETTEIDEIIEKVLLDRIDGNGIQLSIKKDELLSTVDSIKSSNTNKILEIIRIHSRIKELANQITELGGKKPVEQELSKLRQERDTLSKELNIKEDNIKKYDEAVANIEVQKKLIEQLSKEIEKVENATIVVQQSEQFTDCSAETRQAIKTLIDDIITKANESWNNQKANIVSQLKTQQIESNKSYDDSVLTRDGLKETIESSNRIKELAEKITKEGDKLKKIEEKESAISEEQTNLDALIVEVADSYISLRSVYEAFAANIKENTANDDSGLQYDVQIPFRQDDFLAKWSELYRASSPQNRTVLTVDDFTAEKYTEELLSTIIKKTLNGELATLKAGADPEQAFRNILDDWYNIKYIVKMGNDSIDVMSPGKKALVLLQLLIDLADSECPILIDQPEDDLDNRSIFEQLIPFIKRKKVNRQIIVVTHNANIVVGADAEEIIVANQDGIDSEKKSRRFEYRSGSIENDYPIYKLDGTTEDGILNKQGIQQHICDILEGGIKAFEKRKNKYHI from the coding sequence ATGAATGATTTTCAGAGAGGTTCTGAATGGCGGAGATGGGATTTACATATCCATACACCTTTTACACGAAAAAATGATTGTTTCACTGGCTGTGCTGACCCTTCAAAACCTGAAGAAGAAAAGATAAGCGAGAAATGGGTGAACTTTTTCACATCAATATTGGACTATATAGGAAATATGGATGACCCGTTGAAAGCCATATATGCCATAGGAATAACTGATTATTTCTCAATAGAAAATTATAAAATGGTTATTGCAAATAAAGATATTACATCAAAAATACCCCTTATCCTTCCTAACATAGAGTTAAGAATACTTCCTGCAGCAACGGAGACTCCTATAAACCTTCATGTTATTTTTGACCCTGCATTATCAACAGATATAATAGAAAATAGGTTTTTTTCAAACTTGAAATTTAAGTATAATAATACGCCATACTCTGCAACAAAAAGCAGTCTGGTTCAGTTAGGCAAGGCTATTGATTCAACCATTACTGACGATTTTTGCGCAGAGAAGAAAGCATTAGAACAATATGTTGTTAATCTCAGTGATATGCAAGAGCTGTTTAACAATGATAAAGAGCTTAGAGAAAAAGCACTTATTATCATATCAAACAAATCAACTGATGGAGCATCTGGCGTTGGAAACCCTTCGACAAATACAGACACTTCGGATTTGACCACTCTGCGAGAAGAGCTTTATAAATTTGCAGATGCAATATTCTCTGCGAATCCCAGTGATGCTAAATATTTTATTGGTAAAAAAGAGGGTGTATCCTCTGATGATGTAAAGAGAAAATGCGGAAAATTAATGGCTTGTATTCACGGCTCTGACGCGCATCAGAATGACAAATTATTTGAGCCTGACAATCAGCGCTATTGTTGGATTAAAGCTGACCCAACGTTCAATGGTTTAAAACAAATTGTTTATGAGCCGGAGGAACGAGTATGCATATCCGATTCAAAACCGCAAACAAAGTCGCCTTATCAGGTAATTGAGAGTATAACAATTACGGATAATGATTTTCAAACCGAGCCTATTGTTTTTAACGATAAGTTGAACTGTATAATCGGTGGAAAATCTACGGGTAAATCTATTCTTTTACACAATCTTGCCCGTGCCATTGCACCTAAGCAAGTGCAAGAGAAGTGCGAGGTAAGTACAGGAAAAGGGAAAAGCGATAAAAGTACCAAACCTCTTACTCTTGAAATTGATACATCAAAACTTAACGTTGAATGGGCTGATGGTGAAAGCACTAACGGGCAGACTATCGTATATATACCGCAAACCTATCTGAACAGGCTTGCTGATTCAGTACAGGAAACTACGGAAATTGATGAAATAATCGAAAAGGTGTTGCTCGATAGGATAGATGGCAACGGAATTCAACTTAGTATTAAAAAAGATGAATTGCTTTCTACCGTCGATTCGATCAAATCTTCAAACACGAATAAAATCCTTGAAATCATCAGAATACATTCCCGCATCAAGGAACTGGCAAACCAAATTACTGAGCTCGGAGGGAAAAAACCAGTAGAACAGGAGTTAAGCAAACTCCGTCAAGAAAGAGATACTTTATCAAAAGAATTAAACATAAAGGAAGATAACATTAAGAAATACGATGAGGCCGTTGCCAATATTGAAGTTCAAAAGAAGTTGATCGAGCAGCTCAGTAAAGAAATCGAAAAAGTCGAGAACGCTACAATTGTCGTTCAACAAAGCGAACAGTTCACAGACTGTTCAGCCGAAACAAGACAGGCAATAAAAACACTCATTGACGATATTATTACAAAGGCAAATGAATCTTGGAATAATCAAAAAGCTAACATTGTTTCACAACTAAAAACACAGCAAATTGAAAGCAATAAATCTTATGACGATTCTGTTCTAACAAGAGATGGGCTTAAAGAAACTATTGAAAGCAGCAACCGAATTAAGGAACTTGCTGAAAAAATAACTAAAGAAGGCGATAAATTAAAGAAAATTGAGGAAAAAGAATCGGCAATATCTGAAGAGCAGACAAATCTTGATGCTCTAATAGTTGAAGTTGCAGATTCATATATTTCTCTTCGTTCGGTTTATGAGGCTTTTGCCGCTAACATAAAAGAAAATACAGCAAATGACGATTCGGGATTACAATATGATGTGCAGATCCCATTTAGGCAAGATGATTTCCTTGCTAAGTGGTCTGAATTATATCGTGCTTCCTCGCCACAAAATCGCACAGTTCTAACTGTTGATGATTTTACCGCTGAAAAGTACACCGAAGAATTGTTATCCACAATAATCAAAAAGACGCTAAATGGCGAATTGGCAACACTTAAAGCAGGTGCGGACCCTGAGCAAGCATTCCGAAACATTTTAGATGACTGGTATAACATAAAATATATTGTAAAAATGGGTAATGATTCGATTGATGTGATGTCGCCGGGCAAAAAAGCACTTGTTTTGTTACAGTTGCTAATAGATTTGGCCGACAGCGAGTGTCCAATTTTAATTGACCAACCGGAGGATGACCTCGATAATCGTTCTATATTTGAGCAGCTAATACCTTTTATCAAGCGCAAAAAGGTTAATCGTCAGATTATCGTTGTTACGCATAACGCAAATATTGTTGTTGGGGCAGATGCCGAAGAAATCATTGTTGCTAATCAAGACGGAATAGATTCCGAAAAAAAATCTAGGAGATTTGAGTATCGCTCTGGCTCTATCGAGAATGATTATCCTATCTATAAACTTGACGGTACTACAGAAGACGGAATACTAAATAAACAGGGTATTCAGCAACATATTTGCGACATTCTTGAAGGCGGAATCAAAGCATTTGAAAAGCGCAAAAACAAGTATCATATTTAG
- a CDS encoding (deoxy)nucleoside triphosphate pyrophosphohydrolase translates to MDEMKVTQVTAAILRQDDKILICQRDNTGSCPLLWEFPGGKQEEGESLEECLVRECQEELGVTIQVGEVFAESRYAYGEKEMCFTFFESRIIEGELQRMVHWDIRWVRAEELRKYEFCPADVEVAERLGKG, encoded by the coding sequence ATGGATGAAATGAAAGTAACGCAAGTCACCGCAGCGATCCTGCGACAGGATGATAAGATTTTGATTTGTCAGCGGGATAACACGGGAAGTTGTCCGCTGCTTTGGGAATTTCCGGGAGGGAAGCAGGAAGAAGGGGAGAGCTTGGAGGAATGTTTGGTTCGGGAATGCCAGGAGGAACTGGGTGTGACGATTCAAGTTGGTGAGGTGTTTGCGGAGAGCCGGTATGCTTATGGGGAGAAAGAGATGTGCTTTACTTTCTTTGAGAGCCGGATTATTGAAGGGGAGCTTCAAAGAATGGTTCATTGGGATATACGGTGGGTGAGGGCGGAGGAATTGCGGAAATATGAATTTTGTCCGGCGGATGTGGAAGTGGCGGAGAGGTTGGGGAAGGGATAA
- a CDS encoding helix-turn-helix domain-containing protein yields MMISYKPLLKLLIDRNLKKGELMELAKVSKATIARLNTNKYVSLEVIDKLCAVLNCQPGDLIEYIPD; encoded by the coding sequence ATTATGATAAGCTATAAGCCTTTGTTAAAATTATTAATCGATAGAAATTTGAAAAAAGGCGAGCTGATGGAATTAGCCAAGGTATCGAAAGCAACGATAGCACGGCTAAATACGAATAAATATGTATCTCTGGAAGTCATTGATAAGCTATGTGCTGTTTTGAACTGTCAGCCGGGTGACCTGATAGAGTACATACCTGATTAA